A single genomic interval of Arthrobacter methylotrophus harbors:
- the mshC gene encoding cysteine--1-D-myo-inosityl 2-amino-2-deoxy-alpha-D-glucopyranoside ligase, which yields MKSWTSRPVPELPGSMPRLRLFDTALKSLVQVEPRPEQSMYVCGITPYDATHMGHAASYVAFDLLNRVWRDSGQRVAYVQNVTDVDDPLLERAAATGVDWRELAASQIELFQTDMDALNVLAPDYYIGAVEAIPMIVPAIEKLIADELAYRVHGTNGEPDGDVYYDVEAAGKASDKPDAWTLGDISGLGEVEMLELFAERGGDPGRSGKRNPLDPLLWRVAREGEPSWPGASLGDGRPGWHIECTVIAQKYLPAPFTVQGGGSDLIFPHHEMGAGHAYSLRGVPLARHYAHAGMVGLNGEKMSKSKGNLVLVSKLRAAGEEPAAIRLAILAHHYRSDWSWTDEGFERAKERLNTWRAARDIAPEGTAAQLLTRMRAELANDLNAPGAVAAVDAWAAAALSDSSNAHVSALDTALVSDAVNGLLGVEL from the coding sequence GTGAAATCGTGGACCTCCCGCCCTGTGCCTGAACTGCCCGGCAGCATGCCCCGACTCAGGCTGTTCGACACCGCCCTCAAGTCACTGGTGCAGGTAGAGCCGCGCCCGGAGCAATCCATGTACGTCTGCGGCATCACCCCCTACGACGCCACCCACATGGGCCACGCTGCCAGTTATGTCGCCTTCGACCTGCTCAACCGGGTATGGCGGGACAGCGGCCAGCGCGTTGCCTACGTCCAGAACGTGACCGACGTCGATGACCCTTTGCTGGAGCGTGCTGCCGCCACCGGCGTTGATTGGCGTGAGCTTGCCGCGAGCCAAATCGAGCTTTTCCAGACCGACATGGACGCCCTCAACGTGCTGGCTCCCGACTATTACATCGGAGCCGTCGAGGCCATTCCGATGATCGTCCCGGCGATTGAAAAGTTGATCGCGGACGAACTCGCCTACCGCGTACACGGCACCAACGGAGAACCCGACGGCGACGTCTATTACGACGTCGAGGCAGCAGGCAAAGCTTCGGATAAGCCGGACGCGTGGACACTCGGCGACATCTCGGGGCTCGGCGAAGTGGAAATGCTGGAGCTTTTCGCCGAACGGGGCGGCGATCCCGGCCGGTCCGGCAAGCGGAATCCCCTCGATCCTTTGCTGTGGCGCGTTGCCCGCGAGGGCGAGCCGAGCTGGCCCGGCGCAAGCCTCGGTGACGGACGTCCCGGCTGGCACATTGAGTGCACCGTCATCGCCCAGAAGTATCTGCCGGCTCCGTTCACCGTGCAGGGCGGCGGTTCGGACCTCATCTTCCCGCACCACGAAATGGGCGCCGGACACGCATACTCTCTCCGGGGCGTTCCCCTGGCACGCCACTACGCCCACGCCGGAATGGTGGGCCTGAACGGCGAAAAGATGAGCAAGTCCAAGGGCAACCTCGTGTTGGTGTCCAAGCTCCGCGCCGCGGGCGAAGAACCTGCCGCAATCCGCCTGGCGATCCTGGCCCATCACTACCGCTCGGATTGGTCCTGGACGGATGAAGGATTCGAGCGGGCCAAGGAACGGCTCAACACGTGGCGGGCCGCCCGGGACATTGCCCCCGAGGGGACGGCGGCGCAACTGCTGACGCGAATGCGTGCCGAACTGGCCAACGACCTCAATGCACCCGGTGCGGTTGCCGCCGTCGACGCCTGGGCAGCAGCCGCCCTCAGCGACTCCTCCAACGCCCATGTCAGCGCGCTGGACACCGCTTTGGTAAGCGACGCTGTCAACGGGCTGCTCGGCGTCGAGCTCTAA
- a CDS encoding PAC2 family protein, whose translation MNSLDGAPDGQAISPEPERLLQPVAEGQRITVMLAAFEGWNDAGEAASDSLHYLNKLWQGKKVASVDADDYYDFQFTRPTVRRTAAGTRKVKWPSTRLYKASVPDSNVDVVLVLGTEPSYRWRAYTAELLVHAETLKVDYVVLIGALLADVPHSRPIPVSTTSDDTVLRQRLNLEASQYEGPVGIVGVLGEFALLAGLPTVSLWAAVPHYVAQAPSPKAQLAILNKIEDLLQVPLDTQALSEESEAWERGVDELATEDPEIAAYVRQLEEAKDTADLPEASGESIAREFERYLKRRGKDKP comes from the coding sequence ATGAACAGTTTGGACGGAGCCCCTGACGGACAGGCCATTTCACCGGAGCCTGAGCGCCTACTCCAGCCTGTGGCGGAGGGCCAGCGCATCACCGTGATGCTGGCGGCTTTCGAGGGCTGGAACGATGCCGGTGAGGCCGCCAGCGATTCCCTGCACTACTTGAACAAGTTGTGGCAGGGAAAGAAAGTGGCATCCGTTGATGCCGACGACTATTACGACTTCCAGTTCACCAGACCGACCGTACGACGGACCGCAGCCGGAACCCGCAAGGTGAAATGGCCTTCCACGCGCCTCTACAAGGCCAGCGTCCCGGACAGCAACGTGGATGTGGTGTTGGTGCTCGGCACCGAGCCTTCCTACCGCTGGCGTGCCTACACCGCCGAGCTTTTGGTCCATGCCGAAACGCTCAAAGTCGACTATGTTGTGCTGATTGGCGCCCTCTTGGCCGATGTCCCGCACAGCCGCCCGATCCCCGTCAGCACCACTTCGGACGACACAGTGTTGAGGCAGCGCCTGAACCTGGAGGCCTCGCAGTACGAAGGACCCGTAGGCATCGTCGGGGTTCTGGGCGAATTCGCACTGCTGGCGGGCCTGCCCACGGTGTCGCTGTGGGCAGCAGTACCGCATTACGTCGCGCAGGCGCCGTCCCCCAAGGCGCAACTAGCGATCTTGAACAAGATCGAGGACCTGCTCCAGGTACCTCTCGACACGCAGGCCCTGAGCGAGGAATCCGAGGCCTGGGAGCGCGGTGTGGACGAATTGGCAACGGAAGACCCCGAAATCGCGGCCTACGTGCGTCAGCTCGAAGAAGCGAAGGACACGGCTGACCTGCCGGAGGCCAGCGGCGAATCCATCGCCCGCGAATTTGAGCGCTACCTCAAGCGCAGGGGCAAGGATAAGCCCTGA